Proteins found in one Halobellus limi genomic segment:
- a CDS encoding CPBP family intramembrane glutamic endopeptidase, whose protein sequence is MMPGTIPGGQLQRNAAALDNHVLIGLIAAVLPVPLAIAFGLGYQAVAPGTEYGVVGKNVSYGFSSLLVISGVYVLFSPAARAVAFRFDRPSKDEAAWALLGFPIGTALYLGASAATQAAGLTMSGYEYTLSDPVVIGAVVFGAVLVSPLAEEVLFRGVVLGTLLGRGIHPVVAGGVAIMTFGLIHVSLLGIAGVITMCAWAIVPTALRLRFDSLSGAWFVHQLNNIWGYIVVVAFGLG, encoded by the coding sequence ATGATGCCTGGAACAATTCCAGGGGGACAGCTCCAACGTAACGCAGCGGCTCTTGATAACCACGTACTTATCGGTCTCATTGCTGCTGTGCTCCCTGTACCATTAGCTATTGCCTTCGGGCTGGGCTACCAAGCGGTTGCTCCTGGCACAGAATATGGCGTTGTTGGAAAAAACGTCAGCTACGGCTTCTCATCCCTGTTGGTCATTAGCGGAGTATACGTCTTATTCAGCCCGGCGGCGCGGGCAGTTGCGTTCCGGTTTGACCGTCCGAGCAAGGATGAAGCGGCGTGGGCACTGTTAGGGTTCCCGATTGGAACGGCGTTGTATCTCGGTGCATCCGCAGCAACACAGGCGGCGGGACTCACGATGAGTGGCTACGAATATACTCTATCTGACCCGGTTGTGATCGGAGCAGTCGTGTTCGGCGCGGTACTTGTTTCGCCGCTTGCTGAAGAGGTCTTGTTTCGTGGTGTCGTACTGGGGACTTTGCTTGGTCGAGGTATTCATCCGGTTGTAGCTGGAGGAGTGGCAATTATGACGTTCGGCCTCATTCACGTTTCATTGCTCGGCATCGCCGGCGTAATCACGATGTGTGCGTGGGCGATTGTGCCAACGGCACTCCGGCTGCGGTTCGATAGTCTGAGTGGTGCCTGGTTCGTGCATCAACTCAACAATATTTGGGGATACATTGTCGTCGTTGCATTCGGGCTCGGATAA
- a CDS encoding DsbA family oxidoreductase, with the protein MASTDTEDGRPTITQFTDPMCTWCWGSEPIIRRLRTALGNQVEFRYIMGGLVEDFDEFYDTANDIAAPSDVAPHWEEASQYHGMPVDTQIFETDPAQSTYPASKAFTAARQQDTELAHRYLRRLREAYTTQVRNVNRREEQVKIAESVGLDVDDFTTALDNGTAQAAFEKDLARTRQADVRAFPTYHIDGPAGETKVSGFQSFEELVTALKTVDPTLEQSSPPPITQFIAAYEPVATREVAEVYELDEGKARQALESFVDDGSVRREARGNGFFWYSKNGGES; encoded by the coding sequence ATGGCTTCGACAGACACGGAGGACGGGCGACCAACGATAACTCAGTTCACCGACCCAATGTGCACGTGGTGCTGGGGCTCAGAACCCATCATTCGGCGTCTCCGAACCGCACTCGGCAACCAGGTAGAGTTCAGGTATATTATGGGCGGCCTGGTGGAGGACTTCGACGAATTCTACGATACAGCCAACGATATCGCAGCGCCCAGTGATGTTGCCCCACATTGGGAAGAAGCATCTCAATATCACGGGATGCCCGTCGATACGCAGATCTTCGAAACCGATCCAGCACAATCAACGTACCCCGCAAGCAAGGCATTCACCGCCGCACGCCAGCAGGATACCGAACTGGCACATCGGTATTTACGCCGCCTCCGTGAGGCCTACACCACACAAGTCCGTAATGTCAACCGTCGAGAAGAGCAGGTAAAAATCGCCGAGTCGGTCGGCCTCGACGTCGATGACTTCACTACGGCCCTGGATAATGGAACTGCTCAAGCAGCATTCGAGAAGGACCTTGCTCGAACCCGCCAAGCAGACGTTCGAGCGTTTCCGACGTATCACATCGACGGGCCAGCCGGTGAAACGAAGGTGTCGGGATTCCAGTCCTTCGAGGAGTTGGTGACCGCACTGAAGACTGTTGATCCTACCTTAGAACAGTCATCTCCCCCACCGATAACGCAATTTATCGCCGCATACGAGCCTGTTGCGACGCGGGAAGTCGCCGAAGTGTATGAACTCGACGAAGGAAAAGCGCGACAGGCACTGGAATCGTTCGTCGATGACGGATCTGTCCGCCGTGAAGCCCGTGGAAACGGCTTCTTCTGGTACTCGAAGAACGGAGGGGAGAGCTGA
- a CDS encoding glutathione S-transferase family protein — translation MGLLHNGEWESDATRDQYDHDTFDNRIENSRNATFPAEAGRYHLYISRACPWAHRAALTLRLLGLEDTISVGVVDPVRRDQGWEFSPEKANCTTDSVHGHKTLYEVFQEADPDYTGRVTVPILYDREAETIVHEESAEIARMLATEFDHYTSEPLDLYPSSMQDDIDEAIEDIHSSINTGVYRAGFADSQESYETAVQELFDGMERWDEILSTRRYVVGDQLTLADVFLFPTLYRFDAVYHTHFKCNIRRLIDFDHLWDYARDIYQTGGVPETCNMDHVKAHYYRSHDDINPTGFVPVGPELDWTEPHNRNELPSDDDSVRK, via the coding sequence ATGGGGCTGCTCCACAACGGCGAGTGGGAATCCGATGCCACCCGCGACCAGTATGATCACGATACCTTCGACAACCGAATTGAGAATTCCCGAAATGCCACGTTCCCAGCGGAGGCAGGCCGTTACCATCTCTACATCTCGCGTGCCTGTCCGTGGGCGCACCGAGCAGCACTCACCCTGCGTCTCCTCGGGCTCGAAGACACCATCTCCGTTGGCGTCGTTGATCCCGTCCGCCGCGACCAGGGATGGGAGTTCTCTCCCGAGAAGGCAAACTGTACGACCGATTCGGTTCACGGCCACAAAACCCTCTACGAGGTCTTTCAAGAGGCTGATCCGGACTATACAGGCCGTGTGACGGTCCCTATTCTCTACGACCGAGAAGCTGAGACCATCGTCCACGAGGAATCAGCGGAAATCGCTCGGATGCTCGCCACCGAGTTTGACCACTACACGTCGGAACCGCTGGATCTCTACCCGTCGTCAATGCAGGACGATATCGACGAAGCCATCGAAGACATCCACTCCTCGATCAACACGGGCGTCTATCGTGCTGGATTCGCTGACTCACAGGAATCGTACGAGACGGCCGTGCAGGAACTCTTCGACGGTATGGAACGCTGGGACGAGATCCTGTCCACCCGTCGCTACGTCGTCGGTGATCAACTGACTCTCGCAGATGTGTTTCTCTTTCCAACGTTGTATCGGTTCGATGCCGTCTATCACACGCATTTCAAGTGTAACATCCGTCGCCTGATCGACTTCGATCACCTCTGGGACTACGCCCGAGACATCTACCAGACGGGAGGAGTCCCCGAAACCTGCAATATGGATCACGTCAAGGCCCACTACTACCGGAGCCACGATGACATCAATCCGACCGGTTTCGTGCCTGTTGGACCCGAACTCGATTGGACAGAGCCTCATAATCGGAACGAACTGCCCAGTGACGACGATAGTGTCAGAAAATAA
- a CDS encoding citrate synthase/methylcitrate synthase — MANTLNSDLEGITVAETRLSQINGEKGELLIRGLPIDELASNASYEETVFLLLNGRLPTSEETDEFRGKLASHRQICDEVQAVLQRAAREGKPAMDALRMGVAAANLGVEEQDLRKDIHRVIAVFPTIVATYWRYQQGKEPVAPRDDLGHATNFLYMLTGERPSEARAAGLETYLNTVVEHGLNASTFTARVVVSTESDLISAATAAVGALKGPLHGGAPGPVLEMLQEVYETGDAEKYVRETLDAGERLMGFGHRVYRARDPRAAVLESAAESFHTEKGDGEFFEAAQEFEDVATDLLAEYVPDRRLETNVEFYTAILLDGVGIPKDLFTATFAISRVSGWMAHALEQLDDNRLIRPSSHYVGETKRSWTPVEDR; from the coding sequence ATGGCTAACACACTCAATTCAGATCTCGAAGGTATCACGGTCGCAGAGACCCGACTGAGTCAAATCAACGGTGAAAAGGGCGAACTCCTCATTCGGGGCCTTCCCATCGACGAACTCGCCAGTAATGCGAGCTACGAGGAGACGGTCTTTCTCCTGCTGAACGGACGGCTTCCGACATCCGAGGAAACTGACGAGTTCCGGGGTAAACTCGCATCCCACCGCCAGATCTGCGATGAGGTCCAGGCCGTTCTCCAGCGAGCAGCCCGAGAGGGGAAACCGGCAATGGATGCCCTCCGTATGGGCGTTGCAGCTGCAAACCTCGGAGTTGAAGAGCAAGACCTTAGAAAGGACATCCATCGGGTGATTGCTGTTTTTCCCACTATTGTGGCAACCTACTGGCGGTACCAGCAGGGGAAAGAACCGGTCGCACCCCGCGACGATTTGGGACACGCAACGAACTTTCTCTATATGTTGACGGGCGAGAGACCGTCCGAAGCCAGGGCCGCTGGTCTCGAAACCTATCTGAATACTGTCGTCGAGCACGGGCTGAACGCGTCCACATTTACCGCTCGCGTTGTCGTCTCGACAGAGTCGGATCTCATCTCCGCGGCGACGGCTGCTGTCGGAGCGCTCAAAGGGCCTCTCCACGGGGGTGCACCCGGTCCCGTGTTGGAGATGCTTCAAGAAGTGTATGAAACAGGGGATGCAGAAAAATATGTCCGCGAAACGTTGGACGCCGGCGAGCGGCTGATGGGATTCGGTCACCGCGTGTACCGCGCACGTGACCCGCGGGCTGCTGTCTTAGAATCGGCCGCTGAAAGCTTTCACACCGAAAAAGGAGACGGTGAATTCTTCGAGGCTGCTCAGGAGTTCGAGGATGTCGCTACCGACCTATTGGCAGAATATGTGCCGGACCGTCGGCTGGAAACGAACGTGGAATTCTACACTGCAATTCTGCTTGACGGTGTCGGTATTCCCAAAGACCTCTTTACGGCTACGTTCGCTATTTCCCGGGTTAGTGGCTGGATGGCTCACGCACTAGAACAACTCGACGATAATCGGTTGATCCGCCCCAGTTCTCACTACGTCGGTGAGACAAAACGGTCGTGGACGCCGGTTGAAGACCGATAG
- a CDS encoding AzlC family ABC transporter permease encodes MTQMDKDTAETSFDEEDASAEMESEVLEFSRDGIWSGFVTCAPVALGVGAYGLVFGVLAREAGLSVITAVTMSATVLAGAAQLIAVGLWDWPIPVVAVVGTTLVVNLRYLLMGASLRPWFTRLSSRQAYTSLFFMADENWALTIKDLRAGNERGAFLLGSGLAIWVFWVVATAIGAVAGGRIGNPETYGLDFVLTAIFLSLLVGFWEGRTSLAPWIAAAVVAVVVEAVLPGRWYILAGGLAASLAEVTRNVR; translated from the coding sequence ATGACTCAGATGGACAAAGACACGGCTGAGACATCGTTTGATGAAGAGGATGCGTCAGCCGAGATGGAAAGCGAAGTGCTTGAATTCTCCCGTGACGGGATCTGGTCTGGCTTCGTCACCTGCGCCCCCGTTGCCCTCGGAGTTGGTGCCTATGGCCTCGTATTTGGTGTTCTCGCGCGCGAAGCCGGCCTGAGCGTCATAACGGCCGTCACAATGAGTGCTACCGTGTTGGCAGGGGCAGCACAACTCATCGCTGTTGGGCTCTGGGACTGGCCGATTCCTGTCGTCGCTGTCGTCGGCACGACTCTGGTGGTAAACCTCCGGTATCTCCTGATGGGTGCCTCATTGCGTCCGTGGTTTACTCGGCTGTCGTCTCGACAAGCGTATACGAGCCTCTTCTTTATGGCCGACGAGAACTGGGCCCTCACGATCAAGGATCTCCGTGCCGGCAACGAACGCGGAGCGTTTCTTTTGGGGAGTGGGCTGGCGATCTGGGTGTTCTGGGTCGTCGCTACTGCTATCGGGGCAGTCGCTGGAGGTCGCATCGGTAACCCAGAGACCTATGGGTTGGATTTTGTCCTAACGGCCATCTTTCTCTCCCTCCTCGTTGGGTTCTGGGAAGGACGAACCTCCTTAGCTCCGTGGATCGCAGCTGCCGTCGTCGCAGTCGTCGTTGAAGCTGTCCTTCCCGGCCGTTGGTATATCCTGGCTGGGGGGCTTGCCGCAAGTTTAGCGGAGGTGACGCGCAATGTTCGATGA
- a CDS encoding AzlD family protein, whose product MFDEVSLTALAVVCGMSLVTYSTKAGGFWALDRIEPSDSVREALDALPGGIIIAILTVRLLNGGPIEWAAGIVVVLVAHRTENVLLAMAAGIVTLLVIRGTGSGIV is encoded by the coding sequence ATGTTCGATGAGGTGTCACTGACTGCGTTGGCAGTCGTGTGTGGGATGAGCCTCGTCACGTACTCGACCAAGGCCGGTGGGTTCTGGGCACTAGACCGAATCGAGCCTTCCGACTCAGTTCGAGAGGCGCTTGACGCCCTTCCAGGAGGAATCATCATCGCGATCCTTACCGTTCGGTTACTGAATGGTGGACCTATTGAGTGGGCTGCTGGAATCGTCGTCGTCCTCGTCGCTCACCGAACTGAGAACGTCTTGCTAGCAATGGCAGCTGGCATTGTCACGCTGCTAGTCATTCGCGGAACAGGTTCAGGGATCGTGTAG
- a CDS encoding DMT family transporter — protein sequence MLSMFHKNTVLFLAYGLLGAAPFVGAVAGLSFFPPVLFAAFRIDVGAVLLLLLVAVRGDYWHPKTTEDIAGVLVTGILTLGGNIALVFAGQQYITSATGSVIYSLAPLLTAVFAYILLPSERLSLLGGVGIVLGFVGAGIVTNPDPSNLTTVTNRGVGLVFLSVLSFGLGNVITRRIDPDLPSLTLTTWGLVVAAVFVHSVSVLRGESVSQSEWTIQAVLSLIGVGVIGTAVLYRVHFELLTEIGATRTNLAYYAHPVSTAVAGYLILDERITVFTITGLVVIFAGFVLIEWERIQSVIPRSFHRYL from the coding sequence ATGCTTTCGATGTTTCACAAAAATACGGTCCTCTTTCTGGCGTATGGGCTCCTTGGTGCGGCCCCCTTTGTTGGGGCAGTTGCGGGATTATCCTTCTTTCCGCCGGTACTGTTCGCCGCATTCCGAATTGACGTCGGAGCTGTGTTACTCCTCCTGTTGGTAGCGGTTAGAGGCGACTATTGGCATCCGAAAACGACTGAAGATATTGCTGGAGTGCTCGTGACCGGAATTCTCACGCTGGGAGGAAATATCGCACTAGTATTCGCTGGTCAACAGTATATCACGAGTGCTACTGGATCGGTGATTTACAGTCTTGCACCTTTGCTCACCGCCGTATTCGCGTATATTTTATTGCCATCCGAACGACTCAGTCTTCTGGGTGGTGTTGGAATCGTTCTTGGGTTCGTCGGTGCAGGTATCGTTACGAATCCGGATCCGTCCAATTTAACGACCGTGACGAACCGCGGAGTCGGGCTAGTGTTCTTGAGTGTACTGTCTTTCGGATTAGGAAACGTGATTACACGACGCATAGATCCCGATCTGCCAAGTCTCACACTCACGACTTGGGGGTTAGTAGTCGCAGCCGTGTTCGTCCACAGTGTGAGCGTCCTGCGTGGTGAATCCGTTAGTCAGTCCGAATGGACGATACAAGCGGTGCTCTCGTTGATTGGAGTTGGGGTTATTGGGACTGCTGTACTGTACCGAGTCCATTTCGAGCTGCTTACTGAGATTGGAGCAACGAGAACGAACCTCGCATATTACGCCCATCCAGTTTCGACCGCCGTTGCAGGATATCTAATCCTCGACGAGCGGATCACGGTCTTCACAATTACTGGGTTAGTTGTGATCTTTGCAGGATTCGTGCTCATTGAGTGGGAAAGAATACAGTCTGTAATTCCACGGTCTTTTCACCGATATTTGTGA
- a CDS encoding DoxX family protein — protein sequence MVFDSALSETAFLLSRVLFALVIGYLALGNLLDLESAVGYAKSKGTPLASVTVPLGSLGLIAGALAVLIGVYPVLGSLAVVVFLVPITAIMHDFWTLEGQDRQNEQIHFLKNIGLIGAALGYLALASVTWPLAVGIGL from the coding sequence ATGGTGTTCGATTCGGCGCTGTCTGAGACGGCATTCCTGCTCAGTCGAGTGCTCTTTGCACTCGTCATCGGCTACCTCGCGCTGGGAAACCTGCTTGACCTCGAGTCGGCGGTGGGGTACGCCAAGAGTAAGGGTACGCCGCTGGCCTCGGTCACCGTTCCACTGGGAAGCCTCGGGCTGATCGCCGGCGCGCTCGCAGTACTCATAGGTGTCTACCCCGTCCTCGGTTCACTGGCAGTGGTCGTCTTCCTCGTTCCGATTACGGCCATTATGCACGACTTTTGGACTTTGGAAGGTCAGGATCGACAGAACGAACAGATCCATTTCCTGAAAAACATCGGCCTGATCGGGGCTGCACTAGGCTATCTAGCGCTGGCCTCTGTCACCTGGCCGCTGGCAGTCGGCATCGGGCTCTGA
- a CDS encoding MFS transporter, with product MGATETSPSTERSVGVPWRSPVLVAILAATLMAPMDVPLISAVLPEIQSVFGVTESRAGLFITLYALPGILLAPVIGALADRLGRRYVLSVALAIFGIAGTAIAFTDDFAVALGLRVFQGFAAGSILAALAMTAVGDRYSGQQHDSVMGVTSAMLSLGTAAYPVIGGYLAARAWNAPFLMYAFTLPVAGLVLLAFDDIERAPDSKGSGYIREALNLIPTRRAITLYGIMFVSFTLLFGGLYTALPFYLADAFGFTPSTVGLVTSTVLLATAVVSTQNGTLAARASTTILLTIGFALYALGFLGVALASTPLLLIAGLLVFGVGSGLVTPTLFARISVLAPDEVRGGVMSLQTTTIGISQAVGPAVFTLLGGAIGYQGTLLSGSVGAALAAVLLSILTSRS from the coding sequence ATGGGAGCAACCGAGACGTCGCCGAGTACTGAGCGATCAGTAGGTGTTCCCTGGCGTTCGCCAGTCTTGGTCGCCATCCTCGCGGCGACACTGATGGCGCCTATGGACGTGCCGCTAATCAGCGCGGTGCTTCCCGAAATCCAGTCGGTATTTGGAGTCACCGAGTCTCGCGCTGGCCTGTTCATCACACTATATGCGCTCCCAGGGATACTGCTCGCTCCGGTTATTGGCGCACTCGCCGACCGCCTCGGTCGGCGGTACGTCCTTTCAGTAGCCCTTGCCATCTTTGGGATCGCCGGTACTGCCATTGCGTTCACAGACGATTTCGCAGTGGCGCTCGGTCTGCGCGTTTTTCAAGGGTTCGCCGCCGGGAGTATCCTCGCAGCACTTGCGATGACCGCGGTCGGCGATCGATACTCTGGCCAGCAACACGACTCCGTCATGGGTGTTACGTCAGCTATGCTGTCGCTTGGGACCGCGGCCTACCCGGTGATCGGAGGGTATCTCGCAGCCCGCGCCTGGAATGCACCGTTCCTTATGTATGCGTTCACGCTGCCGGTTGCGGGACTGGTTCTGTTGGCGTTCGACGATATCGAGAGGGCACCTGATAGCAAGGGTAGTGGCTACATCCGTGAGGCACTCAACCTCATCCCAACCCGCCGAGCCATCACGCTGTACGGCATTATGTTCGTCTCCTTTACCCTCCTCTTCGGTGGATTATACACCGCTCTGCCGTTCTACCTCGCTGATGCGTTCGGCTTTACACCCAGTACAGTAGGACTCGTTACCAGCACTGTCTTACTAGCTACAGCTGTTGTCTCAACGCAGAACGGAACGCTGGCTGCAAGAGCTTCGACGACGATACTGCTCACCATCGGGTTTGCCCTGTACGCACTCGGCTTTCTCGGCGTCGCCCTCGCAAGTACTCCCCTGCTGCTAATCGCCGGACTGCTCGTATTCGGTGTTGGCAGTGGTCTCGTCACCCCCACGCTCTTCGCTAGGATTAGTGTCTTAGCTCCAGATGAGGTTCGTGGCGGCGTGATGAGTCTCCAGACAACGACGATCGGAATCAGTCAAGCTGTTGGTCCAGCAGTGTTCACGCTTCTTGGCGGCGCAATCGGCTACCAGGGCACGCTCCTTTCTGGAAGTGTTGGAGCAGCTCTGGCAGCTGTGCTACTGAGTATCCTCACATCCAGGTCTTGA
- a CDS encoding winged helix-turn-helix domain-containing protein: protein MASEQSDRTQVATDAESAFMTLSHDLRLEILLALWDAPGFSLSFSELRKAVGERDSGSFTYHLSELQDQFVAKTDDGYELQYPGHRVLDAIQSGVFHDQVTVGPVGLDDDCRECGEQLTFEYDTDYIARIRCSDCGNRALEWPFDPGGIAERDSDAIVAAFDRRTKLIWSCALDGICPFCAGQINRELTSRVHEQGACIGVIEQLDRYDEYFARDHPAVVAVDCERCSFYSFIPVGVVLLTRPAVTGKLYDVDIDSRETPLWDLGFVVDSDSVTVLQTDPMCVEVSIPDATESLAVTIDESFTVTVED from the coding sequence ATGGCCAGTGAACAGTCTGACAGAACTCAGGTCGCAACCGACGCTGAATCAGCGTTTATGACCCTGAGCCACGATCTTCGATTAGAAATTCTGCTCGCACTCTGGGATGCACCAGGGTTTTCATTATCCTTCTCCGAGCTTCGGAAGGCAGTAGGGGAACGCGATTCAGGCAGCTTTACGTACCATCTCTCGGAGCTACAGGATCAATTCGTCGCGAAAACCGACGATGGCTACGAATTGCAGTACCCCGGGCACCGCGTTCTCGATGCAATTCAGAGTGGTGTCTTTCACGATCAGGTCACAGTCGGACCGGTCGGGTTAGACGATGATTGCCGAGAGTGCGGGGAGCAACTGACCTTCGAATACGATACCGATTACATCGCCCGGATTCGCTGTTCTGACTGTGGGAATCGGGCGCTAGAGTGGCCGTTCGATCCCGGTGGTATTGCCGAGCGCGATAGCGACGCCATCGTTGCGGCCTTTGACCGGCGGACGAAACTCATCTGGTCGTGCGCCCTCGATGGTATCTGCCCGTTCTGTGCTGGCCAAATCAACCGCGAGTTGACTAGCCGCGTCCACGAGCAGGGAGCCTGCATCGGTGTTATCGAACAACTCGACCGGTACGACGAGTACTTCGCCCGCGATCATCCTGCGGTCGTGGCAGTTGACTGCGAGCGATGTAGTTTCTACAGCTTCATTCCAGTCGGCGTCGTCTTACTGACGCGTCCGGCAGTCACTGGCAAACTTTATGACGTCGATATCGATTCTCGAGAGACGCCGCTGTGGGATCTCGGGTTTGTCGTTGACTCCGATTCAGTCACTGTCCTGCAAACAGACCCTATGTGTGTCGAGGTTTCTATTCCGGATGCGACGGAGTCGTTAGCAGTTACTATCGATGAGTCGTTCACCGTCACCGTCGAGGATTGA
- a CDS encoding NADPH-dependent FMN reductase, with the protein MDVNGTKHIVALCGSQRDGSRTRHALEQALGAAETKGATTDLVDLSTLDLPVFDPDQSDTGDAKKLRQLVRSADGVLLGSPVYHGSYSSVLKTAIDYCGFDEFEETTVGLLVVAGGGFPTPALEHLRSVARSLNAWVLPHQVAIPNAHSTFEAGELTDEALVQRVEALGTEIVDYAGVESYPESTTACAVPTAD; encoded by the coding sequence ATGGACGTGAACGGCACCAAACATATAGTCGCACTATGTGGAAGTCAGCGGGACGGAAGTCGTACTCGTCACGCACTCGAACAAGCTCTGGGAGCAGCCGAGACAAAGGGCGCCACGACCGATCTCGTGGACCTCAGCACATTAGACCTGCCAGTCTTCGATCCAGATCAGAGTGATACCGGGGATGCGAAAAAACTCCGCCAACTCGTGAGAAGTGCTGACGGCGTGTTACTGGGGTCTCCAGTGTACCACGGGTCGTACTCGTCAGTCCTGAAGACTGCAATCGATTACTGTGGGTTCGACGAGTTTGAGGAAACGACGGTCGGCCTCCTGGTCGTCGCCGGCGGAGGGTTCCCGACACCCGCGCTGGAGCATCTTCGATCGGTTGCCCGCTCACTCAACGCCTGGGTACTCCCCCACCAGGTCGCAATCCCAAATGCCCACAGCACCTTCGAGGCCGGAGAGTTAACCGACGAAGCGCTGGTTCAGCGAGTTGAGGCGCTTGGAACTGAGATCGTCGATTACGCAGGCGTCGAATCGTACCCCGAGAGCACTACTGCCTGTGCTGTCCCCACGGCCGATTAA
- a CDS encoding winged helix-turn-helix transcriptional regulator — protein MSAETESRQNEIEKQNASACPVIQAIEQIGTPWRMNIIYALREGEKRFNELKRATGARSKTLSDALDELVDNDIVARRMEEDAPVAVYYGLTAKGEDLLDVLADLDEWAQDWGEEVPEGPNHRIHEA, from the coding sequence ATGTCCGCTGAAACTGAATCCCGACAGAACGAGATCGAGAAACAGAACGCATCCGCCTGTCCAGTCATCCAAGCCATCGAACAGATCGGAACTCCCTGGCGGATGAACATCATCTACGCCCTCAGAGAGGGGGAGAAACGGTTCAACGAACTCAAGCGAGCGACCGGAGCACGCTCGAAGACCCTCTCCGACGCGCTCGACGAACTGGTGGACAACGACATCGTCGCTCGACGTATGGAGGAAGACGCCCCGGTCGCGGTCTACTACGGTCTCACAGCAAAAGGAGAGGATCTCCTTGACGTGTTAGCAGACCTGGATGAATGGGCCCAAGATTGGGGCGAAGAAGTCCCCGAAGGACCGAATCACCGTATCCACGAGGCCTGA
- a CDS encoding cupin domain-containing protein produces the protein MIVWASPDSMELPPHVHLYDSEYFRTLRGEVTLVVDDERHHLSPGEDITIDPGQRHYFRNNTDDYVAFYTETPWIRTIEVQFTFFGMDHDGVFSRDDSYSEPDLFQGLLMSEYLHERTRIASIPFSVQRFLWGTFGRFAKMTGREAVDTAYLSDEFWNETVEQPAF, from the coding sequence ATGATCGTCTGGGCCAGTCCCGACAGCATGGAACTGCCGCCGCATGTTCACCTCTACGATTCTGAGTACTTCCGCACACTGCGCGGGGAAGTAACGCTAGTCGTAGACGATGAGCGCCACCATCTCAGTCCGGGTGAGGACATCACTATAGATCCCGGTCAACGACACTACTTCCGAAATAACACCGACGACTACGTCGCATTTTACACAGAAACACCTTGGATCCGTACAATCGAGGTGCAGTTCACTTTCTTCGGAATGGACCACGATGGCGTTTTTTCACGTGATGATTCGTATTCTGAGCCAGATCTCTTCCAGGGACTTCTGATGTCCGAATATCTCCACGAGAGAACACGAATTGCTTCGATTCCGTTCTCAGTTCAGCGATTTCTCTGGGGGACCTTTGGTCGCTTCGCCAAAATGACCGGACGAGAAGCAGTCGATACGGCATATCTTAGCGACGAATTCTGGAACGAGACCGTCGAACAACCAGCGTTCTAA